ATCAATTCCATGTTCGACTCTCCTTGAAAATCTAATTTTATGAATGATTAGTCCAGACTCTTTTCATTCCGTAATGGGGAAGTTCAGCGACCTGGTTTGCTTTGAAAATGAGAATTCGCCAGCACCTTCTTATTGACGAAGGGCCGGCGAAATGATGGAGTTTTCCTCCGAAATTAAGGATTGATTTTTGTGTTGAATATTTGTTTTCCCTCTTTAAATTCAAGGATCGTAGCAGATTTGATTGGATTATGTTTTTCATCCAATGTGAATGTACCTGTTACAAGCTCAAGGTCCGCCGTTTTTTCCAGCGCTTCTTTGATTTTTTCTGAATCCGCTGAACCAGCACGTTTAATCGCGTCTGCAAGGAAGTATCCTGTGTCATATCCTAGAGCGTTAAATGCATCCGGGGATTTATCTTTGTACTTCGCTTTGAACGCTGACACAAAATTCTGAATTTTCTCATCAGGGTCACCTGAAGAATAATGGTTCGTGATGAATGTGTTATTTAGAGCTTTTGCACCGGCAATTTCAACTAGCTTAGGAGAATCCCAGCCGTCGCCGCCCATGAATGGAACGTCAAGTCCAGTTTCGCGTGCCTGCTTCACGATCAGGCCAGCTTCCTCATAGTAACCAGGAAGGAAAATGAAGTCAGGTTTTGCCGATTTCAAACGAGTCAATGTAGAACGGAAATCAGTATCCTTCGCAATGTAAGCTTCCTCAGCCACGATCTTTCCGCCATTTTTTTCGAATTGTTCTTTAAAAGCTGCTGCTAACCCTTTTGAATAATCACTTGCGCTGTCAATATAGATGGCTGCACTTTTCGCTTTGATTTCTTTAGTTGCGAAATTCGCAGCTACCGTCCCTTGGAACGGATCGATGAAGCTTGTCCGGAAAATGTAATCGTTCAATTTATCCTTGCTGAAAGTGATTTCAGGGCTTGTACCAGATGGTGAGATGACCGGCACTTTATTATCTTGGGCAATCTGCACTTGGGCAATCGAGTTCGTGCTTGTCGCTGCACCGACGATCGCTGCAACCTTATCTTGTGATGTCAGCTTGATCGCTCCGCTTGTCGCTTCAGACGCTTCAGATTTATTATCGACTTTTATAAGTTTGATTTTTTTACCGTCAATGCCTTCTTTATTGATTTCTGCAGTCGCAAGCTCCAGGCCTTCTGCAATCGATTGTCCATATGAGGCTACGCCGCCAGATAATTCAAGGTTGACACCGATCTTGATCGTATCTCCATCCCCGCTTGTTTTTTCTGATGAACCAGAGCCGGAACAACCAGCCAGCACTCCTGCAGCAAGTGTAAGTGAAAGGAATGCACCTGCTAACTTTTTCTTTTTCATAAATAATCCCCCCATTTTGTAATCAAGCTCTGATGCATGAATATTTATTCAAGATGCCTCAGAAAAAATTGATTAGATGAAATGTTTCAAATTAAATTAATATTTCGAAAAATAGTTTACCGCATAATTTTCATTCCGTCTATACAATAATTGTGAGAAGATTTCGCTAAATAGGATATTTTTCACAGGTAGAACTATATCATTTTTATCTTTATATATTTTAAATATTGCGAAATATGCAATATAATCAGAAAAGACTGATAATTTAATTATAGTGGTATTGTAAACTCTTTAATTATTGCTCAAAAAAATTTATTCATTTTCTTATTTTCTTCATCCTATTAATTAC
This sequence is a window from Brevibacillus sp. JNUCC-41. Protein-coding genes within it:
- a CDS encoding ABC transporter substrate-binding protein; amino-acid sequence: MKKKKLAGAFLSLTLAAGVLAGCSGSGSSEKTSGDGDTIKIGVNLELSGGVASYGQSIAEGLELATAEINKEGIDGKKIKLIKVDNKSEASEATSGAIKLTSQDKVAAIVGAATSTNSIAQVQIAQDNKVPVISPSGTSPEITFSKDKLNDYIFRTSFIDPFQGTVAANFATKEIKAKSAAIYIDSASDYSKGLAAAFKEQFEKNGGKIVAEEAYIAKDTDFRSTLTRLKSAKPDFIFLPGYYEEAGLIVKQARETGLDVPFMGGDGWDSPKLVEIAGAKALNNTFITNHYSSGDPDEKIQNFVSAFKAKYKDKSPDAFNALGYDTGYFLADAIKRAGSADSEKIKEALEKTADLELVTGTFTLDEKHNPIKSATILEFKEGKQIFNTKINP